GAAGCAAGCCGATTATTCCAGGAAAAAACGCAGAAGTAACCGGCTGTTGAAATGGCTGATGGGCGGCAGTCTATTGCTGATCCTGCTCCTGCTGGCATTTCTGGCAGGATCTCGGTTTGGTAATCACAATCTGCCGGTTCCAACAGATGACGGCGCACAGGATTCCAAACCAGCGTCTGCTGATGCAGAACTGATTCCAGATTTAGGAAAACAACACGCGCAGTCAGAGCCTGATACGACAACTTCGAAAACGACTTCTGCCCCAGCAGGAGCGGAATCATCAGCCACAACAAAAGATATGACATCGGCCCCCGGTTTCAAGACAACAAAACCAGAACCTGAGCCTGCGGCAGCGAAACCCAAAGCGAAAACAGACCCGTTTGAGGATATTGCCAGTAAGGAATATTACCTTCAATTACCGATGTTCGAATCCACAGAAAACAAAGCACTGGCCAAGCTGATACTTGAGCCAGAACAGCAGTTAAAACTGGCTGTGCGGGGAGGGAAACTTCTTTTCAATGGAAATGCCGACTTTAAAATTGTTCCGGAATCAGCCACAAAATCAGAGTCTACCTGGAAAGTCATCAAGTTTTCTGAGAATCCGCTCAATCCAAACAGCGACATCGGAATATTTCAACTGAAGGACGATCTCTTGTCTTTCAAATGGTCTGAGAAAAATAACAAAGATGATTTCATTTTTCAGTTCGCAATTCTCTCTCTGGGAATTGATAAAATCGAGAAAGCTGTTTTGTGTAAGCTGAACACACCACAGCGTAGTATTCCTCTCGAAATGAAAAGCAGTTCCGCAGCAACCGCATTTGCCATGCATGCTGACATCCCGGTTCCAGATGTCCTGAAATCGGTCTCTCAGCATATCTATCTCGAAATCAACAAGATTGATATGAATTCGGAGTTCACTCAGGATATTGTCATCCCTCAGATCCCCCTTCCAATCGTGGATGCCACTTCAGGGCAAGCGAATGCCAGTAAAGATCAATTCACCGTAAAAGTCCTTGCCAGGCCGGCCCCCAATATTACGCACCTGTCCGATAAAAACGCTCCTCGATTCAATATCAACTTTCAATGTATTCGAGACCGCGAACAGAATACACGTCTGGAAGGCAAGTTATATGCTTACCCCTGGTACATTATAAAAACTTATGGCCAGGATGATTTTGCCATTGTTTCTACTGCGACCCCTCAATCCAATGAGACAAATAACTTCTTGTGGAGCTACAAACATAGAAATCATTTAATCAGGGAATTGAAAGATACACAAATTGGGAATAAGACTTTGAATTCGCTGGATCAGAAAATTAAAAAAGAAAAGTCCAAGTTGGAAAAAAACGCAAAAAAAGATGAGAAAGATGAGCAGGAGAAATCCCGAGAACTAATTGCCAAATGGAATAAACAAAAAGAAGAAATCAAAGACCTCATTACCTACTACCCGGAAGAGCTTAAATTCTTTGAAGAAACCTTTAAACCCGGAACGACCGGCTGTCAGATCCATTATCGCCTGTTTCTGAAATTGGATGATCATGAGATCGATTTATATCGTTCACGTGAAAAGTGATTAATCCCAGCCACTGAAACCATCAAATGTCGCTGATAGAGTTGAGATTGCTAACGTAATGAATGAGATACAGCAACTGGTAGAAGAGATCCAGGCGATTCTGGCTGAGCCTGCGCGACCCCAGTTTGAGACAATTGATAGTCTGAACCGAGCGTTGATGGAAATGGTCAATCGCATGAACGGTCGCCTGCGGCGCTGTGATGCATTACTGAGCCAGGGACTGCGGACGGAAGCCATTCAACTGGCAGAGCAGGCCCCTGATGTGCTCACCGCGATTTCGTATCTGGATTTCCCTGAATGGGATGAATGGGCCGGACTGGTGCGCGAAGACGGGTTGAATGCCCCCCCTGAACCGCTGATAGAAATCGCGGCGGAAATCAACCAGTCTTACACCGTTGCATCAGCACTGGAACACCACCTCAATCAGCATCGGGTACTGGCATTGGCGCGGGCTCCCCTGTCAAAACGCCTGATGGTCATGCGAAAGATCAGAAGACTGGACGCCGACAATCCCATCTGGCAGGACGATATTCTGGTATTTGAAAAACAGCGATTCGAACAGATTCGTAATGAAGTTCAAGTGGCGGCGCAGCAGGGAAACGCAGACATCCTGGCGACTCTGGAACAGGAATTGACTTCCACTCCCTGGCAGAAGTCTCCTTCTCAGAAACTGGTATCCAGAACTGTCGCAGCTCACAAACAGAGCCGTATGCTGAAAGCAGAACAGGAACTACGTACACTCGAGCCGAAACTGACCGAAGCGTTTGCAGAACTGGACCTCGAAAAAGCGCGCCCCCTCAGAAGCCGCTGGAATGCTCTTATGCAGATCGCAGGCCCCACTGCAAATGATTCAATTCTGGAAATCCAAAATCTCGTGCAACCGGCGCTGAACTGGCTTGAGGAGACAGACCAGACCCAGGCAGAAGATCAGGCGTACGAACAGGCCGTTTTCAATCTGGAACAGGCGATTACAGACCAGAAACCTGCAGAAGAACTGCAGGCACAGTATCACGAAGCCACGAAAGCGGGACGAAACCTCACGCCGCATTTATATCAGCGTTATACAGACTCTCTGCAGCATCAGGAGACACGTTCACGCAGAAAGTTTTTCCTGCTGGTAAGCGGCACCCTTGTTTCTTTATTGATCGTAGGTCTGTTGCTGGGCTACCTGATTCGGAAGTCGAACCAGGATCAGCAGATTGCCGAGCATGCCGCCACTCTGCACGACCTGGTTCAATCCGGAAAATTGACCCGGGCACAAGAGTACCGAGAACAGTTAAAGCCCCAGCCCTGGATCCTGGAGAGCCCTGAAATCCAGCAGCACTCTGCCAGGCTGGACGAAGCACTGGAGCAGGAACAGGGAAGGAGCAAACAGTTTCAGGCAAAATTGAATCAGATCAGTTCGCGGATCCACCCCCAGATGAACTGGGAAGAAATTGCTCAGGTTGAGTCTGCTGTCCCCCCCGTCAGTCAATTGGCGGTCACTGCGGATGAAAAGGTCCAGCTGGAACGTTTAAAATTGACTCTCGCGCGGGAGCGGTCTGACTTGCAACAGCAGTTTGACAACCAGTTCAAACAGGATCTGAATGTTTTCACTAACCGGATTCAGTCTCTGCCAGAAGAGGAAATGGTCGCCATCAATAATGCACTGACCAGTCTGCATGAACTTCAACAGCGCAACCACATCTCAAAATCACTTAAAAATGATTTGCCCAAACTCAAAGTCATGCTGGAAGACAAACAGGCCATCATGCGGCGCGAAGAGGATCTGCAAAGGCAGTATCAGAACATCAGTCGCTCGATTGGTGATTTCGACCGGTATCAAAAAGGCCTGGAAGAATATATTCTCAAATTCCCTGAGACTTCACACAGCAATGAATTTAAAAAAATCATTCAAAAGGAACTGCCTCTCTGGAAAAAGTTCGTAGAATGGAGGCAGCCCACGCAGGAATGGGAACAGATTCAGATCAGAGAACTCACTCCACAGGCTGCCCGCAAACTGCTTGAAAAAGTCAACACTCTGGAAGCAGCTTCCAAACCGTTACCCGTACCCGTCTCAATTCAACAGCTGCGTCCTGCTGTCACTGCAATCACCGGCCGCGTGGGGGAAAACCAGATCCCCGTCTATCGCCCGCTGCTCGAAATCCTGAAGGGCCCCCTGTATTCAAATCTGAATCTGGTTCTGACTCAGAATAACAAGCGATATTATACCCTCGAAGTCCCTGATGCGCTGGGGAGCCGACTGCTGTTCAAGAAGTTCGATAACATCTCATTGACCCGATCAGACAAATTCTCGATTGACCGGTCTGAAGTTATCATGCCCGAAAAATCACCCGATCAGGACTGGTCCTCTCCGCAAAGCCGATTCACCAGAAGTATCACTGCAAAAGTTCCCGAAGCACTTAATGGCGCATGGGAATCGATTTTTATCACACTTCTCCAGGAACTGTATGCCGACGAAAAGATGGAACCCATCCTCAAGTATCAGCTGCTACGCAGCGTATTGGAACTTGGCTGTAAAGGTAGTCTGCCATTAAAGGAAGTCTTCGCGGATGACTTAATAACATTGTCAGCAGTGAATGTCGATCCTGCAGCCAACTGGATCGACCCGGATGATCCGCGTGCCCTCTTTGCCCGAAAGCAGGTCACCGATAAGCTGAAAGAATTCTCATCGCCTTTAAAAAAGCAGGCAGAGATCGAGAAAGCCTTTGCAAAGCTGGAGCAGATTAAACCCGATGACAGCTACCGGTGGGTTGGCTGGATCAGTCGCAATTCCAAAGGAAAACCCGTGATGCGTATTAACGTCAATCATCCCCCACAAGATACCGGCGAACTCATGGTTATTGTCCCCGATGCTGAACCGGAAAACGTTTATCAGCCAGTGGGTACCATCAATAAGGGAAAGTTCCACCTCAACCCCCCGGTCAGTCCGGAAGCGGCAACCCAGATCTACAAAGCAGGACGCGCTGTTTTTGTGAAATCGAAGTAGCTGACAATGTTGAAACGCTGGTATGAAAAGATGACGGAGAATCAAGGTGGATGAATCGCAATATTATATAAGAAATCGAGGTCGTATTCAGGGACCATTCGATTCACAGACTCTGCAGTCACTGGCACGTCGCGGGCGATTTGCCAGGCATCATGAAATCTCGCATGATCAGAAAACCTGGTTTCTGGCATCCGAATACCCAGAGTTATTTCCCGAACGTCCTGCTCCCAGAGCGACAGTACAGGAAGTCGCTTCTGAGACTCCCCGCCCGGAGCAGGAACACGATGCGATGGCTGACGAACTCATCCAGGAGCCTCAGCACGTGAATTCGCCTGCACCGACTCCCCCTCCAGAGTCAGATGAGCAGAGCCAGTGGTATTATATTTCGAATCAGCAGGAAACGGGCCCCGTTCAATTGTC
The sequence above is a segment of the Gimesia algae genome. Coding sequences within it:
- a CDS encoding coiled-coil domain-containing protein, translated to MNEIQQLVEEIQAILAEPARPQFETIDSLNRALMEMVNRMNGRLRRCDALLSQGLRTEAIQLAEQAPDVLTAISYLDFPEWDEWAGLVREDGLNAPPEPLIEIAAEINQSYTVASALEHHLNQHRVLALARAPLSKRLMVMRKIRRLDADNPIWQDDILVFEKQRFEQIRNEVQVAAQQGNADILATLEQELTSTPWQKSPSQKLVSRTVAAHKQSRMLKAEQELRTLEPKLTEAFAELDLEKARPLRSRWNALMQIAGPTANDSILEIQNLVQPALNWLEETDQTQAEDQAYEQAVFNLEQAITDQKPAEELQAQYHEATKAGRNLTPHLYQRYTDSLQHQETRSRRKFFLLVSGTLVSLLIVGLLLGYLIRKSNQDQQIAEHAATLHDLVQSGKLTRAQEYREQLKPQPWILESPEIQQHSARLDEALEQEQGRSKQFQAKLNQISSRIHPQMNWEEIAQVESAVPPVSQLAVTADEKVQLERLKLTLARERSDLQQQFDNQFKQDLNVFTNRIQSLPEEEMVAINNALTSLHELQQRNHISKSLKNDLPKLKVMLEDKQAIMRREEDLQRQYQNISRSIGDFDRYQKGLEEYILKFPETSHSNEFKKIIQKELPLWKKFVEWRQPTQEWEQIQIRELTPQAARKLLEKVNTLEAASKPLPVPVSIQQLRPAVTAITGRVGENQIPVYRPLLEILKGPLYSNLNLVLTQNNKRYYTLEVPDALGSRLLFKKFDNISLTRSDKFSIDRSEVIMPEKSPDQDWSSPQSRFTRSITAKVPEALNGAWESIFITLLQELYADEKMEPILKYQLLRSVLELGCKGSLPLKEVFADDLITLSAVNVDPAANWIDPDDPRALFARKQVTDKLKEFSSPLKKQAEIEKAFAKLEQIKPDDSYRWVGWISRNSKGKPVMRINVNHPPQDTGELMVIVPDAEPENVYQPVGTINKGKFHLNPPVSPEAATQIYKAGRAVFVKSK
- a CDS encoding GAP1-N2 domain-containing protein, which encodes MSQEILYTSAPEGLKPGSSGFCTVVSTSGMAQNLAMKLESMSGYRHAFPPHSKEARFNPVNYSHLTIQVGGRKYHVLSRIADAGLDYTQRSNKLAHHVALDQADLPPAGPAALLATPGFSSMKWDGQVQLIPRRLEMESPPVATGPCRVWENTMGDAGWAGVVASHLLTRPDKTISIIFPRGTDTLSLVCEVFSLLPENHRWQTTFSTYFTKLPAGMDCQLRFVLDGTSEATALRRHPHAAVIDLAASAKVTESHPLITLARSGQIEKPRPPVPRKPVPVIPTPPLTGNHPSAQEATEFEVTTQNLVANTEIAGTYQYGKPQGRPANGQRLPGAHLPPQKQADYSRKKRRSNRLLKWLMGGSLLLILLLLAFLAGSRFGNHNLPVPTDDGAQDSKPASADAELIPDLGKQHAQSEPDTTTSKTTSAPAGAESSATTKDMTSAPGFKTTKPEPEPAAAKPKAKTDPFEDIASKEYYLQLPMFESTENKALAKLILEPEQQLKLAVRGGKLLFNGNADFKIVPESATKSESTWKVIKFSENPLNPNSDIGIFQLKDDLLSFKWSEKNNKDDFIFQFAILSLGIDKIEKAVLCKLNTPQRSIPLEMKSSSAATAFAMHADIPVPDVLKSVSQHIYLEINKIDMNSEFTQDIVIPQIPLPIVDATSGQANASKDQFTVKVLARPAPNITHLSDKNAPRFNINFQCIRDREQNTRLEGKLYAYPWYIIKTYGQDDFAIVSTATPQSNETNNFLWSYKHRNHLIRELKDTQIGNKTLNSLDQKIKKEKSKLEKNAKKDEKDEQEKSRELIAKWNKQKEEIKDLITYYPEELKFFEETFKPGTTGCQIHYRLFLKLDDHEIDLYRSREK